A genome region from Myripristis murdjan chromosome 16, fMyrMur1.1, whole genome shotgun sequence includes the following:
- the tnfb gene encoding tumor necrosis factor b (TNF superfamily, member 2): MASYTMAPGTVEAGLGERTVVVVEKIASSRWRWRVCSVVFIVSLCVAGALLFAWYWSGRPERMMQSGQKEALIEKETSKATDPHNTLRQISSKAKAAIHLVGFYEHDRNFKGQVEWKNDRGPAFAQGGFKLQDNKIIIPRTGLYFVYSQASFRVTCNDEDDNGNAGRHFTPLSHTVLRFSDSIGGDASLMSVVRSACQSSAHEDSTRIGEGWYNALYLGAVFQLNKGDKLWTETNQLAELETEGDKTFFGVFAL; the protein is encoded by the exons ATGGCTTCATACACAATGGCACCGGGCACCGTGGAAGCTGGCCTTGGAGAGAGGACGGTGGTTGTGGTTGAAAAGATCGCATCTTCACGGTGGAGGTGGCGGGTGTGCAGCGTAGTCTTCATCGTGTCCCTCTGTGTAGCCGGCGCCCTGTTATTTGCTTGGTACTGGAGCGGAAGGCCAGAAAGGATG ATGCAGTCAGGCCAGAAAGAAGCACTGATCGAGAAGGAAACCAGCAAAGCGACAG ATCCCCACAACACACTGAGGCAAATCAGCAGCAAAGCCAAGGCAGCCATCCATTTAGTAG GCTTTTATGAACACGACAGGAATTTCAAAGGCCAGGTGGAGTGGAAGAATGATCGAGGTCCGGCATTCGCTCAAGGGGGGTTCAAGCTGCAAGACAACAAGATAATCATCCCACGAACCGGGCTCTACTTTGTCTACAGCCAGGCGTCGTTCAGAGTCACGTGCAACGACGAAGACGACAACGGGAACGCGGGAAGGCACTTCACGCCACTCAGCCACACAGTGCTGCGCTTCTCGGACTCCATTGGTGGCGACGCTTCTCTGATGAGCGTAGTGAGGTCGGCCTGCCAGAGCTCTGCCCACGAAGACAGCACCAGAATCGGAGAGGGCTGGTACAATGCGCTTTACCTCGGTGCAGTGTTCCAGCTGAACAAGGGAGACAAACTGTGGACGGAGACCAATCAGCTAGCAGAGCTGGAGACCGAAGGGGACAAGacattttttggtgtgtttgcacTTTAA